Proteins found in one Mycoplasmopsis citelli genomic segment:
- a CDS encoding alpha-amylase family glycosyl hydrolase, whose product MKTIKLADRIIYQIFPRSFMDYNNDGDGDLKGITSKLDYLQDLGINAIWLCPIYSTNFVDAGYDVLNYKDVWKQFGTLEDFKELATEAQKRGIDIIMDIVLNHVSNEHEWFKKAISSTKNVEHNYFIWRDELSEEEKQAQSIFGGSAWEYVPGINKYYFHLFAKEQVDLNWEHPDTLKAMVEVINFWYDLGVRGFRLDAIKHVSKKFNEFKHNPNFAWCKGAVEYLKEFNKLAFTDKPDAFTLGEASGITHDELIEYGITNKVSDNYYNFAWWWIGWGKQTGRNGYDSLWDYKEFAYQQRAFQVDEKIAPQMITNFSSNHDTSRSISRWGSETIFRNQSAKTHAMMLFALKGVPCIYYGEEIGLLNTHFDNRNEFKDVDTHNSFANMVDRDQIYSEEEMLLYSNINSRDAGRVIMQWDASINSGFNVGAKPWIKNGRFTSEINVAKEQSSPNSILNFYKEIISLRKEKYHQLLVYGKSDIEVLNSGVIKITRESETEKLIAYINLTEKELEFNQNISELILSSWSDKKIPTKLLRPYESVLVKE is encoded by the coding sequence ATGAAAACAATTAAGTTAGCTGATCGCATTATTTATCAAATTTTTCCTAGATCATTTATGGATTACAATAATGATGGAGATGGCGATTTAAAAGGAATTACTTCAAAACTAGACTATTTGCAAGATTTAGGGATTAATGCAATTTGACTTTGTCCAATTTATAGCACTAATTTTGTTGATGCAGGGTATGATGTGCTAAATTACAAAGATGTATGAAAACAATTTGGAACTTTAGAAGATTTTAAAGAACTTGCTACTGAAGCTCAAAAGAGAGGAATTGACATTATTATGGATATTGTTTTAAATCACGTTTCCAACGAACATGAGTGATTTAAAAAAGCTATTTCTTCAACAAAAAATGTTGAACACAATTACTTTATTTGGCGAGATGAACTATCTGAAGAAGAAAAACAAGCTCAATCAATTTTTGGTGGAAGTGCTTGAGAATATGTCCCTGGAATTAATAAATATTACTTTCACTTATTTGCTAAAGAACAAGTTGATTTAAACTGAGAGCATCCTGACACTCTAAAAGCCATGGTTGAAGTAATTAACTTTTGATATGATTTAGGGGTTAGAGGATTTCGACTTGATGCTATAAAACATGTTTCAAAAAAATTCAACGAATTTAAACATAACCCCAATTTTGCTTGATGTAAGGGAGCAGTTGAATATTTAAAGGAATTTAATAAGCTTGCTTTTACTGATAAACCTGATGCTTTTACTTTAGGTGAAGCTAGCGGAATTACTCATGATGAACTTATTGAATACGGAATTACTAACAAAGTGTCTGATAATTACTATAATTTTGCGTGGTGATGAATTGGTTGAGGAAAACAAACCGGTAGAAATGGATATGATTCACTTTGAGATTACAAAGAATTTGCTTATCAACAAAGAGCTTTCCAAGTTGATGAAAAGATAGCTCCACAAATGATTACCAACTTTTCATCAAATCACGATACTTCTCGGAGCATTTCACGTTGAGGTTCCGAAACCATTTTTCGGAACCAAAGTGCCAAAACCCATGCAATGATGCTTTTTGCTTTAAAAGGAGTTCCTTGCATTTACTACGGAGAAGAAATTGGACTTTTAAATACTCATTTTGATAATAGGAATGAATTTAAAGATGTAGATACTCACAACTCATTTGCAAATATGGTTGATCGAGACCAAATATATAGCGAAGAAGAAATGTTACTTTATTCAAATATTAATTCTCGCGATGCTGGGAGAGTGATCATGCAATGAGATGCTTCGATAAATTCAGGATTTAATGTTGGTGCTAAACCTTGAATTAAAAATGGTAGATTTACTAGTGAAATTAATGTTGCTAAAGAGCAAAGCAGTCCAAATAGTATTTTAAATTTCTATAAAGAAATTATTAGTTTAAGAAAAGAAAAATATCATCAATTGTTAGTATATGGAAAATCAGATATTGAAGTTTTAAATAGTGGAGTTATCAAAATAACTCGAGAAAGCGAAACTGAAAAACTTATTGCATATATTAATTTAACTGAAAAAGAATTAGAATTTAACCAAAATATTAGCGAACTTATTTTATCTTCATGATCAGATAAAAAAATCCCAACCAAATTACTTAGACCATATGAATCAGTCTTAGTCAAAGAATAA